The following coding sequences are from one Chondrinema litorale window:
- a CDS encoding OB-fold protein, with product MPAELARYTLSRRFKIKIQDMIKYIFNCQTIAVLFVLSLCWFSFNQAQVFNKRIAYHLSAEQVFEEFTLNNPKAIQKYLDKELYVSGKVQRVAKNDKDEIIVYLGPSKMLYYLKCIMDKESSSLNKELKEGMWVGLTGVCTGYTMNVDLSNCQLVNP from the coding sequence ATGCCAGCTGAACTAGCCAGATATACTTTAAGCAGAAGATTTAAAATCAAAATACAGGATATGATTAAGTATATATTCAACTGTCAGACAATAGCTGTTTTATTTGTTTTATCGCTATGCTGGTTTTCGTTTAATCAAGCTCAGGTTTTCAATAAAAGAATAGCATATCATTTAAGTGCAGAGCAGGTTTTTGAAGAGTTTACTTTAAATAACCCGAAGGCTATTCAAAAATATTTGGATAAAGAACTGTATGTATCTGGAAAAGTACAACGGGTAGCTAAAAATGATAAAGACGAAATTATAGTCTATTTAGGCCCTAGCAAGATGCTATACTATTTAAAATGCATAATGGATAAAGAGTCATCCTCTTTAAACAAAGAATTAAAAGAAGGTATGTGGGTAGGATTAACAGGAGTGTGCACAGGGTATACAATGAATGTAGATCTTAGTAATTGCCAATTAGTTAATCCTTAA
- a CDS encoding tetratricopeptide repeat protein: MLKNLLFAVIFFSTSQIVYCQSLAIQEFKKQLQADDKQDTTKVNLLNQIGFSYWIYQADSSEVYGTNALKLASEIKYLPGMAYANRIIGVAHWARGNYEGGLKHLLESQKLYQLLEDSLGIANSTMNIGLIYSDQGEIDKALNHFLEAFHTFERLDKAERMINTANHIGKAYYRDNNYNKAFEYYQLALKLSKEVNSIYGSGTALHNLGVLYKAQNKLDSAKILCLESMEYQQKFSDRVGFADNYETLGDIFFEMGDYNKAKSYYEEGVEKAKLVSSKKILSNIYSKLKEISVIQKNYNQALEYQEAYTALQDSMMNIEKMRAMVWLENKNELERKNQEITIREQKITLLRKEQQLNNLWLNIFAISFVLVIILGFLIYRIQKIKHDKDKQLFLNEQVLNKTKMENQQLKQEELTRELRFKNKELTSYTLNFIQKNELMEELKLKIIEIKKAAPKDLSKPLNSLYRQVEGNFHNDRDWEDFKLYFENVHKDFFTSLKDYCPELTQSELKLCALLRLNMNLKEAATILGIAPESVKTARYRLRKKLNLEREDNLIDIILQVEKMNGNLKPETSKT; the protein is encoded by the coding sequence ATGCTCAAAAATCTCTTATTTGCTGTAATTTTTTTTTCAACCTCCCAAATAGTTTATTGCCAGTCACTGGCGATTCAAGAGTTCAAAAAACAATTACAAGCAGATGATAAGCAAGATACCACCAAGGTAAATTTGCTCAATCAAATCGGCTTTTCTTATTGGATATATCAGGCAGATAGCTCTGAGGTATATGGCACTAATGCATTAAAGTTAGCCTCAGAAATAAAATACCTCCCAGGTATGGCCTATGCCAACAGAATTATTGGAGTTGCTCACTGGGCAAGAGGCAATTACGAAGGTGGCTTAAAACATCTTTTAGAATCTCAAAAGCTCTATCAATTATTAGAAGACTCTCTCGGTATTGCCAACTCTACCATGAATATTGGCTTAATTTACAGCGACCAAGGAGAGATAGATAAAGCCCTTAATCACTTTCTGGAAGCTTTTCATACTTTCGAAAGGCTAGATAAAGCTGAAAGGATGATTAATACGGCGAATCACATCGGCAAAGCTTATTATCGGGATAATAATTATAATAAAGCTTTCGAATACTATCAACTCGCATTAAAACTCAGCAAAGAGGTAAATTCCATTTACGGTTCGGGTACAGCGCTGCACAATCTTGGAGTATTATACAAAGCTCAAAACAAGCTCGATTCTGCCAAAATACTCTGTTTAGAATCTATGGAATATCAGCAGAAATTTAGCGACAGAGTGGGTTTTGCTGATAATTATGAAACACTTGGCGACATATTCTTCGAAATGGGAGATTACAACAAAGCAAAAAGCTATTACGAAGAAGGGGTTGAAAAAGCCAAGTTGGTGAGTTCTAAAAAAATACTGAGTAACATCTATTCAAAGCTGAAAGAAATCTCTGTCATTCAGAAAAATTACAATCAAGCTTTAGAATATCAAGAAGCTTATACTGCCTTGCAAGATAGCATGATGAATATAGAAAAAATGCGGGCAATGGTATGGCTAGAAAACAAAAATGAATTGGAACGCAAAAATCAGGAAATTACCATTCGAGAACAAAAAATAACGCTACTACGCAAAGAACAGCAACTCAACAATTTATGGTTAAACATATTTGCAATCAGTTTTGTGCTTGTTATAATACTAGGTTTTCTCATCTATCGCATCCAAAAAATAAAACACGATAAAGACAAACAACTCTTCTTAAATGAGCAGGTTCTCAACAAAACCAAGATGGAAAACCAACAACTAAAACAAGAAGAATTAACTAGAGAGTTGCGATTTAAGAACAAAGAACTCACAAGTTATACACTCAACTTTATTCAAAAGAATGAGCTGATGGAAGAGTTAAAGTTGAAAATTATAGAAATTAAAAAAGCTGCGCCAAAAGATTTAAGTAAACCTTTAAATTCATTATATCGCCAAGTAGAAGGCAATTTCCACAATGATCGCGATTGGGAAGATTTTAAATTATATTTTGAGAATGTACACAAAGACTTTTTTACTTCGCTTAAAGATTACTGCCCAGAACTAACTCAAAGTGAATTAAAATTGTGTGCTTTGCTAAGACTAAATATGAATTTAAAAGAAGCAGCCACCATTCTGGGTATAGCTCCAGAAAGCGTAAAAACAGCCAGATACAGACTGAGAAAAAAACTCAACTTAGAAAGAGAAGACAACCTGATTGACATTATCTTACAAGTAGAAAAAATGAACGGTAACCTTAAACCTGAAACCAGTAAAACTTAA
- a CDS encoding RagB/SusD family nutrient uptake outer membrane protein, with protein MKKIYKIILVVGLIFSASACNDEFLERFPETEIGTENFFNTEEDLKIYLYNLYNFAGIGSYGRDAATDNQATTGNTELKTIMVSNASAATITSGWDWGDLRAINIFLANSSKAQISEELLNHYVGVGRFFRAKFYINKVKRFSDVPWYEEPIETGDEEALYKERDSREFVVGKIMEDLEFAAEYVQDGQATDEVDVWVVKSFLARFALYEGTYRKYHSELGLESTATEFLNTAATTAQDIMNNSDFSIYNTGNPATDYAELFVSTSLEDNPEVILGTYYESDVLNSGWGQWYFGNYESSPSKDLMQSYLMADGSYYANQDGYETKQFVEEFESRDARLSQTYAFPGWELINTGTYAQGGGVYIQQLQKNFSGYHMIKGYVNNTDQQVINSVDFPVIRYAEILLIYAESKAELGELSQADLDVSINQLRARAGMPDLMLNPEVDPVQQARYPSISNATLLEIRRERRIELALEGYRYDDIMRWGAGDNLEVEPEGLYFPGLGKYDLTGDGIEDIILIANSESIPSGEDREVNELGETLTYYRVGSQGDDASVYLENGESGTVQTVADRGEFVAPKYYYRPVPQTQVTLNPNLSQIFGW; from the coding sequence ATGAAAAAAATATATAAAATCATATTAGTTGTAGGCTTGATTTTTAGTGCCTCAGCCTGTAATGATGAATTTCTAGAGCGTTTCCCTGAAACTGAAATTGGTACTGAAAACTTCTTTAATACCGAAGAAGACCTTAAAATTTATTTATACAACTTGTACAATTTTGCTGGTATTGGTAGCTACGGAAGAGATGCTGCTACAGATAACCAAGCAACTACAGGTAATACAGAGTTAAAAACCATTATGGTAAGTAATGCCTCTGCTGCAACGATTACTAGCGGATGGGATTGGGGTGATTTAAGAGCTATCAATATCTTTCTTGCAAACAGTAGCAAAGCGCAAATAAGTGAAGAATTACTTAATCACTATGTAGGTGTAGGTAGATTCTTTAGAGCCAAATTTTACATCAATAAAGTAAAGCGTTTTTCTGATGTGCCTTGGTATGAAGAGCCAATTGAAACTGGTGACGAAGAAGCCCTTTACAAAGAAAGAGATTCAAGAGAATTTGTAGTAGGTAAGATTATGGAAGACCTTGAGTTTGCTGCGGAGTATGTACAGGATGGTCAGGCGACGGATGAAGTGGATGTTTGGGTAGTAAAATCGTTTTTAGCTCGTTTTGCTTTATATGAAGGTACTTATAGAAAATACCATAGTGAATTAGGTTTAGAAAGTACAGCTACTGAGTTTTTAAATACTGCTGCTACAACTGCCCAAGACATTATGAATAATAGTGATTTCTCAATCTATAATACTGGAAATCCTGCAACTGACTATGCTGAGTTATTTGTAAGCACTAGTTTAGAAGACAATCCAGAAGTGATTTTGGGTACTTATTACGAATCGGATGTATTAAATAGTGGCTGGGGACAATGGTATTTTGGAAACTATGAGTCGAGCCCTTCTAAAGATTTAATGCAGTCTTATTTAATGGCAGATGGTTCTTATTATGCTAACCAAGATGGCTATGAGACAAAGCAGTTTGTGGAAGAATTTGAAAGCCGTGATGCTAGATTGAGCCAGACTTATGCTTTTCCGGGTTGGGAACTGATAAATACAGGCACCTATGCTCAAGGTGGGGGAGTTTATATACAGCAATTGCAAAAGAACTTCTCAGGCTATCATATGATCAAGGGCTATGTAAATAACACCGATCAGCAGGTAATAAACAGTGTTGATTTTCCAGTAATTAGATATGCCGAGATTCTTTTAATTTATGCAGAATCAAAAGCAGAGTTGGGAGAACTTAGCCAAGCAGATTTAGATGTCTCTATCAATCAATTACGTGCACGCGCTGGCATGCCAGATTTAATGTTAAACCCTGAGGTTGACCCTGTGCAACAGGCAAGATATCCATCAATTAGCAATGCAACTTTGTTAGAAATTAGAAGAGAAAGAAGAATTGAGTTGGCCTTAGAAGGCTATCGCTATGATGACATCATGCGCTGGGGAGCTGGTGATAACTTAGAAGTTGAGCCAGAGGGTTTGTATTTTCCGGGACTTGGCAAATATGATTTAACAGGTGATGGTATTGAAGATATCATTTTAATCGCTAATTCTGAGTCAATTCCATCAGGAGAAGACAGAGAAGTAAATGAACTGGGAGAAACACTGACATATTACAGAGTGGGTAGCCAAGGTGATGATGCTTCTGTATATCTAGAAAACGGAGAGTCTGGAACTGTACAAACTGTGGCAGATAGAGGTGAGTTTGTTGCACCAAAGTATTACTACCGCCCAGTACCTCAAACTCAGGTAACTCTAAATCCTAATCTTTCTCAGATTTTTGGATGGTAA
- a CDS encoding tetratricopeptide repeat protein: MDRLKNLNYQRIQFILLYLFILASIISCNQSNSPELRAPLFDNLGEHSLKISTKSDLAQKLFNQGLNLTYGFNHDEAARAFREAARIDSTCAMCYWGVAYTLGPNINAAMDDANLKEVKTSIEKAKKFKNIASDWEKALIEATAKRYDYNKTEDRSILDVDYANAMAQVHKDFPENSDIASLYAESLMDLHPWDLYEHDGSAKPWTQPIVDVLEQTLKNVPKHPLANHLYIHSIEASSEPERGLQSANVISELMPGAGHMVHMPCHIYIKTGHYHEGTVINERAAFADSVYLATCDAQGLYPMAYYPHNYHFMAATAALEGRADKALDAAVQVAALADTSFYRKPGYETLQHYSTIPLYVMVKFGQWENILNQASPDEDLVYPKAVWHYARGMAFSSQGDKVKANEALDSIKEIAKLDVLNEITIWDLNAVKDLVDIAALMLEANINEKEGNFTEAAEMLAKAVEIEDALTYNEPPDWFFSVRHNLGAVLLKAEKYEEAEKIYLEDLAFYPENGWALNGLYNCLIAQKRPEEAIKVKERFNKAWQYANVQLDDSRIDVLAVKSFKIKQPKSYLVNIPVVAICKSNNG, encoded by the coding sequence ATGGACAGATTAAAGAATTTGAATTATCAAAGGATACAATTTATCCTATTGTATTTGTTTATACTAGCCAGTATTATTTCGTGTAATCAGTCTAATTCGCCAGAATTAAGAGCTCCTTTATTTGATAATCTTGGAGAACACAGCTTAAAGATTAGCACCAAATCTGATTTAGCTCAAAAACTTTTTAATCAAGGGCTTAACCTCACTTATGGTTTTAATCACGACGAAGCAGCAAGAGCATTTAGAGAAGCTGCCAGAATAGATTCGACTTGTGCCATGTGCTATTGGGGAGTTGCCTATACTTTAGGACCCAACATTAATGCAGCAATGGACGATGCCAATTTAAAAGAAGTAAAAACTTCCATAGAGAAAGCAAAGAAGTTTAAAAACATAGCTTCAGATTGGGAAAAAGCATTGATAGAAGCAACGGCTAAAAGATACGATTACAACAAAACTGAAGATAGAAGTATATTGGATGTTGACTATGCAAACGCAATGGCACAAGTACATAAGGATTTTCCCGAAAATTCTGACATTGCCAGTTTGTATGCAGAATCTTTAATGGATTTACACCCTTGGGATTTATACGAACATGATGGCTCTGCCAAACCATGGACACAACCAATTGTTGATGTTTTGGAGCAAACATTAAAAAATGTTCCCAAACATCCATTGGCTAATCATTTATACATACACTCTATTGAAGCTTCTAGCGAACCTGAAAGAGGCCTCCAAAGTGCCAATGTAATTAGTGAGTTAATGCCAGGTGCTGGACATATGGTGCACATGCCTTGTCATATTTATATTAAAACAGGGCATTATCATGAGGGAACAGTTATTAATGAAAGAGCGGCATTTGCTGATAGTGTCTATTTGGCAACTTGCGATGCACAAGGACTCTATCCAATGGCATATTACCCGCACAATTATCATTTTATGGCAGCAACAGCAGCCTTAGAAGGCAGAGCTGATAAAGCATTGGATGCAGCCGTTCAGGTAGCAGCACTGGCCGACACCAGTTTTTACCGCAAACCAGGTTACGAAACATTACAACACTATAGCACCATTCCTCTTTATGTGATGGTAAAGTTTGGGCAATGGGAAAACATTCTCAATCAAGCATCTCCGGATGAAGATTTGGTCTATCCGAAAGCTGTTTGGCATTATGCAAGAGGCATGGCATTTTCTTCTCAAGGTGATAAAGTAAAAGCAAATGAAGCGCTTGATAGTATTAAAGAAATTGCCAAACTTGATGTGCTCAATGAAATAACCATTTGGGATTTAAATGCGGTGAAAGACCTAGTAGACATTGCTGCGCTTATGTTGGAAGCTAACATTAATGAAAAAGAAGGAAATTTTACAGAAGCAGCTGAGATGTTAGCAAAAGCAGTAGAAATTGAAGATGCGCTAACCTACAATGAACCGCCAGACTGGTTTTTCTCTGTTAGACATAATTTAGGAGCAGTGCTATTAAAAGCTGAAAAATATGAAGAAGCAGAAAAAATCTACTTGGAAGACCTTGCTTTTTATCCTGAGAATGGATGGGCACTTAATGGCTTATACAATTGCTTAATAGCCCAGAAAAGACCAGAAGAAGCAATTAAGGTAAAAGAGCGATTTAATAAAGCATGGCAATATGCAAATGTTCAATTAGACGATTCTAGAATTGATGTACTTGCTGTAAAATCATTTAAAATTAAACAGCCAAAATCATATCTGGTAAATATTCCTGTGGTTGCTATTTGTAAAAGCAACAATGGATAA
- a CDS encoding GH1 family beta-glucosidase, translating to MKKFPEGFIWGTATSSYQIEGAWEKDGKGWSIWDAFSHTSGKTANGETGDIACDHFHRYKEDIKIMADMGLKAYRFSISWPRIFPAGTGKVNEQGLQFYSDLVDELLKYDIEPWVTLYHWDLPLALQMEYDGWLGDKIADFFAEYAEVCFKKLGDRVKKWITLNEPWVVSILGYGQGVMAPGRISNSEPYLAAHNLLLAHAKAVKCYRDKFQDAQKGKIGITNNCDWREPLTRNLEDQVAAQRALEFFLGWFADPVYFGDYPQVMKERVQERLPSFTEEEKEMLKGSSDFFGLNHYTTMMAEADTGKKVEQNVYGNGGISEDQEVILHVDPSWKKTDMGWAIVPWGCKKLLLWIQNRYKPEEIIITENGCAFDNGPENGVVKDTGRIDFYDSYLSEALLAIEDGAKLTGYFAWSFMDNFEWALGYGKRFGMVHVDFESLKRTPKNSALWYKEVIASNQLPEK from the coding sequence ATGAAAAAATTTCCAGAAGGGTTTATTTGGGGTACAGCAACATCTAGTTATCAAATTGAAGGTGCTTGGGAAAAAGATGGAAAAGGTTGGTCTATTTGGGATGCTTTCTCTCACACTTCCGGCAAAACTGCCAATGGCGAAACAGGAGATATTGCTTGTGATCATTTCCACAGATATAAGGAAGATATAAAAATAATGGCTGATATGGGTTTAAAGGCATATCGCTTTTCTATATCGTGGCCTAGAATTTTTCCTGCGGGCACAGGCAAAGTAAATGAGCAAGGGTTGCAGTTTTATTCTGATTTGGTTGATGAGCTTTTAAAATACGACATTGAACCTTGGGTTACGCTCTACCATTGGGATTTGCCACTGGCTCTACAAATGGAATACGACGGTTGGTTAGGTGATAAAATAGCTGATTTTTTTGCCGAGTATGCTGAGGTTTGTTTTAAGAAATTGGGTGATAGGGTAAAAAAATGGATCACGTTAAACGAACCTTGGGTAGTTTCAATTCTTGGTTATGGTCAAGGTGTAATGGCTCCGGGAAGAATTTCTAACAGCGAGCCTTATTTGGCTGCCCATAATTTATTACTCGCTCATGCAAAGGCGGTTAAATGCTACAGAGACAAATTTCAGGATGCACAGAAGGGTAAAATTGGCATTACAAACAACTGCGACTGGCGAGAACCTTTAACAAGAAATCTGGAAGATCAGGTTGCTGCACAAAGAGCATTGGAGTTTTTCTTAGGTTGGTTCGCAGACCCAGTTTACTTTGGCGATTATCCGCAAGTAATGAAAGAGCGCGTGCAAGAGCGACTTCCATCATTTACAGAAGAAGAGAAAGAAATGTTGAAAGGCAGTAGTGATTTCTTCGGATTAAACCACTACACCACCATGATGGCAGAAGCAGATACTGGAAAAAAAGTAGAGCAAAATGTATATGGTAATGGAGGTATTTCTGAAGACCAAGAAGTGATTTTACATGTAGACCCAAGTTGGAAAAAAACTGATATGGGTTGGGCAATTGTACCTTGGGGTTGTAAAAAATTACTTTTATGGATACAAAATCGCTATAAACCAGAAGAAATTATTATTACTGAAAATGGTTGTGCTTTTGATAATGGCCCTGAAAACGGAGTGGTAAAAGATACCGGCAGAATCGATTTTTATGATAGTTACTTATCTGAAGCTCTATTGGCTATTGAAGATGGTGCTAAACTCACCGGATATTTTGCATGGTCGTTTATGGATAATTTTGAGTGGGCACTTGGCTACGGCAAAAGATTCGGGATGGTACATGTAGATTTCGAAAGCTTAAAGAGAACTCCTAAAAATTCAGCTTTATGGTATAAAGAAGTAATAGCGAGTAATCAATTACCCGAAAAATAA
- a CDS encoding SusC/RagA family TonB-linked outer membrane protein — protein MKRLLRFSAFVWCFLMLSNMLAYGQVAVSGTVNDTEDMPLPGVSVIIKGSSTGTVTDIDGNFRLEVKNEDAVLIFSYVGFLSKEIPVGEQITFNIKLDEDVEQLSEVVIVGYGAQKKVNLSGAVDQVDAKQLENRPISNIAQGLQGAVPNLNIDFMSGEPGKAANINIRGLTSINGGNPLILIDGVPSEPIELNRISPQDIESISVLKDASSAAIYGARAAFGIIMITTKTGKGERMQISYSNNFSWDKPTILPNKITDPYIYMRLLETSTDNTPWDNVNYSDESYQWARERSDDPDGTTGVRVNPNDASSWEYMGNRNWADYFMSDYSVSQNHQISLSGSSDKANYFISGNYNKQNGALKLADDYYDRFGVRSKVEYQPYKWLKVGNNTFLSATDRVIPTQMNITSIYNFHPTDWDKNPDGTWANTSVGSMGARLTNGGMSNETYNGLQSRFTAQVSVLQDILKLNADFTFRRGETTLAWDTKKYQIGYGPEDVRETGSNTAYKSSETEEYNVLNIYGTFDKSFGAHHLTAIAGFNQEYYRSEWFYAQRNDVISASLPTIALATGNTLVDEEISDWAIRGAFYRLNYILKDRYIFELNGRYDGSSKFPKDDRFGFFPSASLAWRVDEESFFTPLENVMSTLKLRASYGSLGNQAVGEYGYISSMDAYQAGLLVGGERPVAITPPQLVSSNYSWESVSTFNFGVDAGFLNGKVTANFDIYKRNTKDMLTQGRDLPDVLGAGEPKENAADMETKGWEFSLAYNDQFLVANKPFSFNARFIISDSRSYITRFDNPNGNLTQYYEGMELGEIWGLQSDGLFQSEDEIASLDESSIIPWGALTIVPGWPKYQDLDGNGAIEKGLTTSDPKDLSVIGNISPRYRYGLNLSMNWGQFDASIFLQGVGKRDYYPLDYLYWGFYQQPYAGGAPHLLDFYRATADSEVERAQHSQAYIDAGLADANLDAKYPVLQSWLADRNLGERVDESMGLAIPQTRYMLNAAYLRLKNLTIGYTLPPSLTNKINVGNVRIYVSGENLAEWSEVKDYYDPEAINDNLRYNPSVSTARGTGKGYSYPFLRRYAIGLNVNF, from the coding sequence TTAATGCTAAGTAATATGCTTGCTTATGGGCAAGTTGCAGTTTCAGGAACTGTAAATGATACAGAAGATATGCCGCTTCCTGGAGTGAGTGTAATTATTAAAGGCTCTAGCACAGGAACCGTAACTGATATTGATGGTAACTTCAGGTTAGAAGTTAAAAACGAAGATGCTGTTTTAATTTTCTCTTATGTAGGTTTTTTAAGCAAAGAGATTCCGGTGGGTGAGCAAATCACCTTTAATATTAAGCTCGATGAAGATGTTGAGCAATTGAGCGAAGTAGTAATTGTAGGTTATGGAGCTCAGAAAAAAGTAAACCTATCTGGTGCGGTAGATCAGGTAGATGCCAAGCAACTAGAAAACAGACCAATTTCTAACATCGCCCAAGGTTTACAAGGTGCAGTGCCCAACCTGAATATAGATTTTATGAGTGGTGAGCCAGGTAAGGCTGCCAACATCAACATACGTGGACTTACTTCGATAAATGGTGGTAATCCTCTGATTCTAATCGATGGTGTTCCTTCTGAACCGATTGAGTTAAATAGAATTTCTCCTCAAGATATAGAAAGCATTTCTGTGTTAAAAGATGCATCTTCAGCTGCGATTTATGGAGCTAGAGCCGCTTTTGGTATTATTATGATTACCACGAAAACTGGTAAAGGAGAGAGAATGCAAATTAGCTATTCAAACAACTTCTCTTGGGATAAGCCAACCATTCTTCCGAACAAAATCACAGACCCTTACATTTATATGAGGTTATTGGAGACTTCAACCGATAATACTCCTTGGGATAATGTGAATTACAGTGATGAGTCTTACCAATGGGCAAGAGAGCGTTCAGACGATCCTGATGGAACTACAGGAGTAAGAGTAAACCCGAATGATGCTTCTAGCTGGGAGTATATGGGAAATAGAAACTGGGCAGATTATTTTATGAGCGATTATTCAGTTTCTCAAAACCACCAAATCTCCCTTTCTGGTTCTTCTGACAAAGCCAACTATTTTATTTCTGGTAATTACAACAAACAAAATGGTGCTTTAAAACTGGCCGACGATTATTACGATCGTTTTGGTGTAAGAAGTAAAGTGGAGTATCAACCATATAAATGGTTAAAAGTGGGAAATAACACTTTCCTTTCTGCTACAGATAGAGTAATCCCTACTCAAATGAATATTACTTCTATTTACAATTTCCATCCTACAGATTGGGATAAAAATCCTGATGGTACTTGGGCAAATACTTCTGTAGGAAGTATGGGTGCTAGATTAACAAATGGCGGCATGTCAAACGAAACGTATAATGGTCTACAATCTCGTTTTACTGCACAAGTAAGTGTATTGCAAGATATCTTAAAGTTAAATGCTGACTTTACTTTCCGTAGAGGAGAGACAACTTTAGCTTGGGATACTAAAAAATATCAGATTGGTTATGGTCCAGAAGATGTAAGAGAAACAGGTTCTAATACAGCTTACAAAAGTTCAGAAACAGAAGAGTACAATGTCTTAAATATCTACGGTACTTTCGATAAGTCTTTTGGTGCACACCACCTTACCGCCATTGCTGGTTTTAATCAAGAGTATTATAGAAGTGAGTGGTTTTATGCACAGCGTAATGATGTAATTTCTGCTTCGCTGCCAACGATTGCTCTCGCTACAGGTAATACTTTAGTAGATGAAGAAATTTCTGATTGGGCAATTAGAGGTGCATTTTACAGATTGAACTACATTTTAAAAGATCGCTACATTTTCGAGTTAAATGGTCGTTACGATGGTTCTTCGAAATTCCCTAAAGATGACAGATTTGGTTTCTTCCCTTCTGCATCATTAGCATGGAGAGTTGATGAAGAATCTTTCTTTACACCATTAGAAAATGTAATGAGTACCCTTAAGCTAAGAGCTTCTTATGGTTCTTTGGGTAACCAAGCAGTAGGAGAGTATGGTTATATCTCAAGTATGGATGCATATCAGGCAGGTTTGCTTGTAGGTGGTGAAAGACCAGTTGCGATTACTCCTCCTCAATTAGTTTCTTCAAATTACTCTTGGGAAAGTGTTTCTACTTTCAACTTTGGGGTGGATGCTGGTTTCTTAAATGGAAAAGTTACGGCAAACTTCGATATCTATAAGCGTAACACCAAGGATATGCTTACACAAGGTAGAGATTTGCCAGATGTTTTAGGTGCAGGCGAACCAAAAGAAAATGCTGCTGATATGGAAACCAAAGGTTGGGAATTCTCTTTGGCTTACAACGATCAGTTCCTTGTTGCAAACAAACCTTTTAGCTTTAATGCAAGGTTTATCATTTCAGATAGTAGATCGTACATCACCAGATTTGACAATCCAAACGGAAACTTAACTCAATACTATGAAGGCATGGAATTGGGTGAAATCTGGGGCTTACAAAGTGATGGTTTATTCCAAAGCGAAGACGAGATTGCTTCTTTAGACGAATCAAGCATTATTCCTTGGGGAGCGCTTACAATTGTGCCGGGTTGGCCAAAATATCAAGACCTAGATGGTAACGGTGCTATCGAAAAAGGATTAACTACTTCTGATCCTAAAGATTTATCAGTTATTGGTAACATCTCTCCACGCTATCGCTATGGCTTAAACTTAAGTATGAACTGGGGACAGTTTGATGCTTCCATATTCTTACAAGGTGTTGGTAAAAGAGATTACTATCCGCTTGATTACTTATACTGGGGTTTTTATCAGCAACCTTATGCTGGTGGTGCACCTCATTTGTTAGATTTCTACAGAGCCACTGCAGATAGCGAAGTAGAAAGAGCACAACACTCGCAAGCTTATATAGATGCAGGTTTGGCAGATGCTAATCTTGACGCAAAATATCCTGTTTTACAATCTTGGTTAGCAGATAGAAACCTTGGCGAAAGAGTGGATGAATCTATGGGTCTGGCAATTCCGCAAACTCGCTATATGTTAAATGCAGCTTACCTCCGCCTTAAAAACCTAACTATTGGCTATACACTTCCTCCAAGTCTTACAAATAAGATAAATGTGGGTAATGTGAGAATTTATGTGAGTGGTGAAAACTTGGCAGAATGGTCTGAAGTGAAAGATTATTACGATCCTGAGGCTATCAACGATAATTTGAGATACAATCCATCAGTAAGTACTGCGAGAGGTACTGGTAAAGGATATTCTTATCCATTCTTAAGAAGATATGCGATTGGTCTGAATGTGAACTTTTAA